From the Acidilutibacter cellobiosedens genome, one window contains:
- a CDS encoding type II toxin-antitoxin system HicA family toxin, whose translation MKTSELLKLLKSNGIRLYRHGKKHDIYYSPITDKTFPVPRHNTEVAGGTLKSILKDAGLK comes from the coding sequence ATGAAAACAAGTGAATTGTTAAAACTACTTAAAAGTAATGGAATTCGTCTTTATCGTCATGGGAAGAAGCATGATATTTATTATAGTCCCATAACTGATAAGACCTTCCCGGTGCCAAGGCATAACACCGAAGTTGCCGGCGGCACTCTCAAAAGCATTTTAAAAGATGCAGGGTTGAAATAA
- a CDS encoding response regulator transcription factor encodes MDTKILIVDDEKIFVKGLKYSLEQDGYTVDTAFDGHEALDKTFKRDYDLIILDLMLPGIDGLEVCQRIRQDSQIPIIMLTAKGDDIDKILGLEYGADDYLTKPFNILELKARIKAVLRRINMKNTKIVDQVVQIDDFTINTLGRKLTVKGREVNLTAKEFDLLLLLVTNPGKVFTREELLETIWGYEYFGDLRTVDVHIRRLREKIEKDSSQAEYILTKWGVGYYFRSKVQ; translated from the coding sequence ATGGACACCAAGATATTAATAGTTGATGATGAAAAGATATTTGTAAAGGGATTGAAATACAGCCTTGAACAGGATGGTTATACAGTTGATACCGCTTTTGACGGCCATGAAGCTTTGGATAAAACCTTTAAAAGAGATTATGATTTGATAATACTTGATCTTATGCTTCCCGGAATTGATGGCCTTGAAGTTTGTCAGAGGATAAGGCAGGACTCTCAGATCCCGATTATTATGCTTACCGCCAAGGGAGACGATATCGATAAAATATTGGGATTGGAATATGGGGCTGATGATTATCTTACAAAGCCATTTAATATATTGGAATTGAAAGCAAGGATTAAGGCAGTGCTCAGAAGAATTAATATGAAAAATACGAAAATTGTAGATCAGGTAGTTCAAATTGACGATTTTACTATTAATACATTAGGAAGAAAACTTACGGTTAAAGGACGGGAAGTAAATCTTACTGCAAAGGAATTTGATCTGCTTCTCCTTTTGGTGACGAATCCCGGGAAGGTATTTACAAGGGAAGAACTTTTGGAGACTATTTGGGGATACGAATATTTTGGGGATTTAAGGACTGTAGATGTTCATATTAGGAGGTTAAGAGAAAAAATAGAAAAGGATTCCAGCCAAGCAGAATATATTCTCACTAAGTGGGGAGTTGGTTATTATTTTAGGAGTAAAGTTCAATAG
- a CDS encoding sensor histidine kinase, with the protein MVSLFIINAVTINSILENSLEKKKVDTFAKANIISIRVKNYLLTRNMDLAYIKSMVKEYSNEIKSRIIIVDTNNIVQADSGDTFVGEVFKHDEINSALKGMATSNIHNFKIMGRVMYVAVPVTVDKNVIGATLISASINSIYEEVQHIQNKIIIISIVSMLVNICISFLLMGLIFQPLDEFKRVINKASQGNLKEKINIETNDEFRDVADAFNMMILKLDQADTERKDFVANVSHELRTPLSSIKILSESLLSENEENIEIYREFLQDIDSEVDRLNNIISDLLSLTTLGKENIILNYRTTYINFLLEKIVLSMKPLAEKKSIKLTLILEEKVQISIDQDKIQQAVINVIDNAIKYTQQNGLIEIKLYTLEQYAVIAIKDNGIGIPEDCIPHIFERFYRVDKARSRETGGTGLGLSISWQIVSLHKGIIEVDSQYGKGSTFYIKLPLQ; encoded by the coding sequence ATGGTATCTTTATTCATTATTAATGCTGTTACAATCAATTCTATTTTGGAAAATTCCTTAGAAAAGAAAAAAGTTGATACTTTTGCGAAAGCAAACATCATCTCCATCAGAGTTAAAAATTATCTTTTAACCCGTAATATGGATTTAGCTTATATTAAATCAATGGTAAAGGAATATAGTAATGAAATTAAGTCGAGAATTATCATTGTTGATACAAATAATATAGTGCAGGCGGACTCAGGAGATACATTTGTAGGGGAAGTTTTTAAGCATGACGAGATAAATAGTGCTTTAAAAGGGATGGCAACTTCCAACATTCATAATTTTAAGATTATGGGACGAGTTATGTATGTAGCTGTTCCTGTTACTGTTGACAAAAATGTAATCGGGGCTACTCTTATATCTGCTTCTATCAACAGTATTTATGAAGAGGTTCAACATATACAAAACAAGATCATTATAATATCTATTGTAAGTATGCTGGTAAACATCTGCATCAGCTTTCTATTAATGGGTTTGATATTTCAACCTTTAGATGAATTTAAAAGAGTAATAAATAAGGCTTCCCAGGGAAATTTAAAAGAGAAGATAAATATTGAAACAAATGATGAGTTTAGGGATGTAGCAGATGCTTTTAATATGATGATACTTAAATTGGATCAGGCAGATACGGAGCGGAAAGATTTTGTAGCTAATGTTTCTCATGAGCTCAGGACTCCTCTTTCTTCCATAAAGATATTATCAGAATCTCTGCTGAGTGAAAATGAAGAAAATATAGAAATTTACAGGGAGTTTTTACAGGATATAGACAGTGAAGTTGATAGGCTGAATAATATAATCAGCGATCTGCTTTCTTTAACAACTTTGGGAAAGGAAAATATTATTTTAAATTATAGAACCACTTATATCAATTTTTTATTGGAGAAAATAGTTTTAAGTATGAAACCTTTGGCTGAAAAAAAATCCATAAAACTAACATTGATATTGGAAGAAAAGGTTCAGATATCAATAGATCAAGATAAAATTCAACAAGCTGTAATTAATGTTATAGATAATGCTATTAAGTATACTCAACAAAACGGATTAATTGAAATAAAATTATATACTTTAGAACAATATGCAGTAATTGCTATTAAAGATAACGGTATTGGGATACCTGAAGATTGTATCCCTCATATATTTGAAAGGTTTTACAGAGTGGATAAAGCCAGGTCCAGAGAAACAGGAGGGACCGGATTAGGTTTGTCTATTTCTTGGCAGATAGTGTCTCTTCATAAAGGAATAATTGAGGTTGACAGTCAGTACGGAAAGGGAAGTACTTTTTATATAAAATTACCTTTGCAGTAA
- a CDS encoding BhlA/UviB family holin-like peptide produces MEQQLFKLAAGNGIWSALFVFLFLYVLYDSKKRESKYQETIKENQDIIKELSQKFGIVEDIQNDVTCIKDELKNK; encoded by the coding sequence TTGGAACAGCAGCTTTTCAAATTAGCAGCAGGTAACGGTATTTGGTCTGCATTATTTGTGTTTCTCTTTTTATATGTACTGTATGACAGTAAAAAGAGGGAGAGCAAGTATCAGGAGACCATAAAGGAAAATCAGGATATTATAAAGGAGTTATCTCAGAAATTCGGAATAGTGGAAGACATTCAAAATGATGTTACCTGTATAAAGGATGAATTAAAAAATAAATAA
- a CDS encoding GerMN domain-containing protein has protein sequence MKRVISIIITMLLLISILSSCQNYDVIYEGSNNYPPISPLPGDKTEIVLYYPNNKMKFLLPEIRLVSRSNEELANVVIQELLKGTDKNKLRNIIPREVKLLSAEVIDDTAYVNFSKEILKDYSEKEEAFVIYSIVNSLTSISSIKKVQILIDGKMRNVLTKYYLIREPLSFSSLIVNKDYASPIDIVKQYYDYITQENLNGLLSIMKIEGNDNINYNTKVAYLKSNIDYIDQYNLIGYTMSGYSNNIEVLTGVSISTKEKVEEKKVVNFKIVNEKGNFKITETNF, from the coding sequence ATGAAACGAGTAATTTCTATCATAATTACTATGCTCCTTTTAATTTCAATACTTTCTTCTTGTCAGAATTATGATGTAATATATGAAGGAAGTAATAATTATCCTCCCATCAGCCCTCTTCCGGGAGATAAGACCGAAATAGTGCTTTATTATCCTAATAATAAGATGAAATTTTTGCTTCCGGAAATAAGGTTGGTATCGAGAAGCAATGAGGAACTGGCAAATGTGGTGATTCAAGAGTTATTAAAAGGAACTGACAAAAATAAATTAAGAAATATTATTCCACGGGAAGTAAAACTGCTATCGGCGGAAGTTATTGACGATACGGCATATGTAAATTTTTCAAAGGAAATATTAAAAGATTATTCCGAGAAGGAAGAAGCATTTGTAATATATTCTATAGTCAACTCATTGACGAGTATTTCCTCTATAAAAAAGGTTCAAATCCTTATCGATGGGAAAATGAGGAATGTTTTGACAAAATATTACCTAATAAGAGAACCGTTATCATTCAGCTCATTAATTGTTAATAAAGATTACGCGAGTCCTATAGATATAGTGAAACAATATTATGATTATATAACTCAGGAAAATTTGAATGGGCTTTTGAGTATCATGAAAATAGAGGGTAATGATAATATTAATTATAATACGAAGGTAGCCTATTTAAAAAGTAATATAGATTATATAGATCAGTATAATTTAATAGGATATACGATGTCTGGTTATTCCAACAATATTGAAGTACTTACAGGAGTATCCATCAGTACAAAAGAGAAGGTTGAAGAAAAAAAGGTAGTGAATTTTAAAATTGTAAACGAGAAGGGAAACTTTAAAATAACTGAAACGAATTTTTAA
- a CDS encoding type II toxin-antitoxin system HicB family antitoxin: MSKYLFPAIFTPESNGSYSVNFPDIEGCYTQGNNLKEAYEMAEDVLCLCLYDMEETNKPIPSPSNPKDIVKDDNSFVAIIGVDTLEYRMFYDNKAVKKTLTIPQWLNTMAEREGVNFSYVLQSALKKQLGITDR; encoded by the coding sequence ATGTCTAAATATTTATTTCCGGCAATATTTACCCCTGAATCAAATGGAAGTTATTCTGTAAACTTCCCTGATATTGAAGGTTGCTATACTCAAGGAAATAATTTAAAAGAAGCTTATGAAATGGCAGAAGATGTATTGTGCCTTTGTCTATATGATATGGAAGAAACTAATAAACCAATTCCCTCACCTTCCAATCCAAAGGATATTGTAAAAGATGATAACTCCTTTGTAGCAATAATCGGAGTTGATACTCTTGAATACCGTATGTTTTACGATAATAAAGCAGTTAAAAAAACTCTTACAATTCCGCAATGGTTAAATACCATGGCTGAACGTGAAGGCGTAAACTTCTCCTATGTTTTACAATCAGCTTTAAAAAAACAACTCGGTATAACAGATAGATAA